TTGAGAGCCTGAGCAATAATGCGAGGAATACTAGGAGGTCATGTGGTAGTGGCATGGAGGACTCTAGGCTTAAGATTACTTGTGCGAGCACGAGTTACCATTGGATGGACAAATTGAGATGCAAGACGAAAAAAAGATGGAGCAATGGTGTCAACAAGCAGAGAAGATTGAGCGGTATTTGTAATACTCCATGTTGGCATGAGATTgccacataatttaaataagtttgaaataccgaaaaattggtttgatagtaaaataagtcGTCGAATCGATGGTAAGGAATGCCTCGAAACTTAGATCTCCAAAGAAAATGGTATGACATCAACGAACATCACAAGACAAGATTTATGAAGATAAAAACAATCGGAACAGAGACAGTTCCCGATACAACTAAGTTATAGCTTGAAAGATCGAATGAGGGTAagtgatgcggtcaccaatcaagactcggtccaaggccgacccaaccaaaccggaacagtatTACCAAAAtggtagtgccataatgttattttaatacttcttaagttttagaattctacttgatttagaattctatttcatgtttttacttgatttaagattctacttcatgtttgattagtgttttatttttattagaattctagttggattttgtttacaaatattagatggatttggattagccaaatactataaatatgcctaggatctaaagtttataatcaagtttttctcaatcaaatttcagcaacctatttgggtttcttagcaaaacagtcttgtttttgcatcttcttgaaagccaagcttcagccattgaagtttgttctttcaagggtttattttggtgtgttttcttcacactcgcatTACACGTTGCGTCAGTAAGGGACTTCTGAGAAGTCAATAGAACCTCGAGTAGGTTCATAATTAGCATAGGGAGCAACTCTTAAGTGATTTGGGGATAAAACAAAGGGATTCACGATCAAAGCGTGATTTTGCATAAGTTTTGGgccttaagtgtaattttaaattctagTGAAAAAAGAgtcaaaaatgacatttttccaaatttgttgGGACAAATGAAGACCATGAAACTTAGGGTTCAAGTGGTAAGATATCAAAAGCTTAGGGACTTCAAACAAGGGCCAAAAtggaaattaggagaaaaatatggtcaaaatgtattttttcaaAACAGTAGCCATGGCCATAACCATCCAGCCGCTGCCACCGTCGACCAACCTCCTACTGACGTCGTGAGGGTCTTTCTAAGGCTTTGAAATGGGCCCCACAGCATGGTGGGTCAATTGGGATTGGGTATGGCTGAGAATGACCGTGATTTGATGGGGTATAGCCAAGTGTTGCTGAAAAATCGGGGAAGGGTTGTTCATGGAAAATCATCACGATTTAAGATGATCTAGGGTCGTATTAGGCCATTAAGAGCTTAGATTTGACTAGGCATGCCTCGAGTTGGCTGAAAATCgagtataaatagagggttTGGGATAgttgatttcttcaaaaaattaaactcgAGAATCCGAGTGTTTGAggaagaattgagggagaaagataaggggcttttgttcttgagCAAATGAGGATCATTTTTGAGGAATTTGAGCAAGATTTGTGTGGAATTAAGGTGTTTCGATGGTCGCTGGAAAACATAAGTGGTCATTGGTGTCAAAGCTTTAAACGGCAGATCGAGGGCATTCTGATAGTTTTTTTGGGCAAATGAGGGTACCATTGTGACCGACTTGAAGAGATCTACTAGGTGGTCGGGGGAAAATTCCAGTCGCCTGCGGCAAAGGGCTCGCCTAAGAAGACAACCAGCGTGTGTGTTACATGCACGGGTCTTCACAAATAAGCTCATGAGGGCGTGTGGGGATGAggtattttttagaatttttttaatatttttagaaaaatattttatgaattatggtagagaaaaatttggaaaaatacttgagaagatatttattttgaaatttttgaggagaaaataaagaaaaattatgagagaattatgaaaaaaattgatgttctcttgaataaatatgatgtccaAGAATCGTTGAGACTCGAGATTAAGTAATAGTACGAttattgaggattgacatgaaaatCAAGATTGGCATGAGAATCGAGGTATTCTAAATTACAATTAAGGTGAGTGTTATGtctaaaacttggtttattgcgagtggttcgaccctatatttgattttgtttcataTAATGGTTTTGGCATATGAGTGTGGTTGATTTCATGTATatggttcatccaaaatgtttatttacgTGTGCATTGAAATACATGTCTTGAAATGTCGTTTTATGTAATGCATCATTACATGTTATGATTATGGCATTGGCTTATGTGTTGGACATGGGTAGTGTTCCAGGATGCTTTTGAAtgggaacgtaatctctgatgtgattgtggtgagccgggttctTGGGTTGATGTTGACCCTTACGTGTCGGAAGTGGTAACAATTGTTCTTGAGATGTCGGAGAGATGCGTTGATGTTGCCCCTATTAAGCTAGAACTGTGTTATGTCAATACGTCGATGTGATTATGTTGTCTTTAGAGAGATTAATTTTTCTAGTGGTATGGGTTAAGCGCtgtatgggattctcttgggctgagACATGTTGGGATATATCTAttattcatggtcttgcatacattcacgaaaatatttttaactctcacttagatgtttcagcatataatttggactatgtttctggaatatttaaacgtttcAGGTGAAAGTAGCGACGCTAAGGGAAAATAGGTTATTAAGATGTAGCCGTTGATTACATTGGAGACCCttagcatatattttgattatgtttgaggTGTTTAGTTGTGTTGCTGAGGGATTAATCTCTATGTATTTTGAGTCAAAATGTCATGTCAAACAATGGTATGgtttctatattatgaataaaagaattacggttatatatcattgaacTTTCGATCTTGTTTCCATATTTTATGTTGATGTTACTTGTCTTGgcttattgatttttaaatttgatatgctGAGAGGGTAGAACGGGATTGTGAAAATGATTTATGTCgagtgtatgttgaaaaaaaaatatttttgaaatcccAAGTTAACGCACGCTTGGAAAAAGATGGGTGTTATAGTATTGGACGATGAGTTAAGCTAATTGATGGGCTCAGTAGTGGGCTAAGAGGCCAGGCAGGCTCAGACCTACAGTGTGGCCCAAGAGATAGTTGTCTTAGGGCCCAAAAATTCTGTCAATTTAAGGGGCTCATAAATTTGGGGATAAATTGACCATTTTGCCCCCGTTTTAAAATGATAGTTTTGCCCCTGTATAAAGTATCTCATTCTCCAAAATTTATAGAATGCCTaacatttctctctttctctctctcttgcaatctctctctctctctctcttcctctttcctTCTCTCAAAAACACCTATGTAAATCACTACTTTTCCTTATTATAGTTAAggctcaataatttttttttaacactttTATAATGCCACAACCAATTGGGTTTGGTTCCTGTTCAACCCTAAactcgttatatatatatatatttgttgatgtTGCTAATTTATTGTTGTCTAAAAGTTAGGATTAATTATAATACATAAATAGATTAAAATGTTGTATTAGTTGATCAGACAATGGGCTAAGACACGCGCACAATAGCTGACCCTTTGGGATATGCTATGTGATAAGATGGATAGACTATGTtgtctatttaaaaaaaaatgttcgaACAATTTCATTGATATTTTTGCCTTCAAAATTGTAAAAcgagtagtttttaattgatcattttgaaaaaaaattattttattctttgatatgatatgaatatttatttatttttttgatattttattataaaaaaaaatttaaatgtacatTACGATTCAAGGgcccatttttatatttttgactcaaGGCACCAAAATCTCAAGTACAGCACAGAGGCCAGGTTAAACACTGGTACCACATCCACCCAAGTAGAGTTGGGCACGATAGAGGAAATAGGTTGGGCAGGCGCACGTCTACTTCTTGCATTAGTAAGTGATGGAGAAGGGTCACCCGAAACATGTGGTGATGGAGAAGCAATAGGTGATGCATGAGTAACAGCCAGTTGCAATAGACCAAGAGAAGTGGCAGCTAAATGTGTGGTGGGAACAAGAGTAATTGATGGCGCAAGAGTGCTATAAAGGAATCGAGACTCATCAAATATCACATGATGTGTAATGTAAACACGAGATGAAGACGGGTGTAAACACAAATACCCTTTATGCGTGAAGCTATACTTGATAAAGATTCATGACGTGGAGCGAAAAACGAGTTTAGTGGAGTTATATGGTCAAGTATAGGGATAGCATAAGCAtccaaatgttttaaaaaatgagtAAGTTGGTGGAGTATGAAAAAGTGTTTGGTGTGAGGAGTGATTGAGAGCGGGAGTGATTGTATAATTAATGAGATAAGTGGCAATATGAAAAGCATGCTCCCACAAAGTGAATGGTAAATTTGCATTAGCAAGAAGAGAAACCTTTATCAACAATATCCCAATTTCGCCTTTCCTAAGCCTTGTTTTTTTCTGTGTATAAGGATATGACACTCGATATTTAATGCCAAATGGAGagagaaactttttttttttttaaagtttctcTATTTCATATTTAATGCCAAATGGAGAGTTGTTACTAATTTTGAAACACCAAGggtaatttttacaattttttcaaatttcaagttgttatttgtaatttatcctttttcaaaaaataatttctctataaaaatcttttatatgaaaagcaaaaaataaattaaaaagttttcaaataataataataaaagaaaaaaaagcttAATAAACTAGAAGAAAAGTACAAGAAACTGAGTAACCCATGCATGCAAAATTTAGGTAAACCTATAACTAAAATGTTTAAAACATCTCTACACTCATAGCCTAATAGGCATAGTCCTACCCTTAAGGGATTAAAACCTCCAAACCAAACCTACAAACCACCCCGTACAATAATAGTTGTAAGGATTTGCACTTGCATTATATGTGTTACACCTCCATAAGTATGTGTGTATgtaaatatgagaaaatttcaatattttttttcaatctcaCAAGGGCCTATGCATATATCAAACtcccacaaaaataaaaaaacctgTCTCTTAAAAGACCACATCATATATAACCAATCAAATCCCATAATCAACAAAGCAATGCATGGCTTCATCTTGGCTCTTTTGGATTTTCAATGCTCTCTAGTATCTCCACCACTTGTTGCATGGATGGCCTTCTTTTGGGTTCAGGTTGAAGACATTTTAGACTAAGCTGAGCGATTTGCCATGCAACTTTGACAGGATACATCCCTTTCAAGTGACTGTCCATAAtgcttttgaattttcttttaccaGCGAAATATGGTTGGATCCAGTCAGTCAGAATCTTCTGATCACGACGAGGGTCAACTGCTTTCAAGCCTGTTAGCACCTCAGCCATTACAACACCAACAGCATACACGTCGCTAGCCGCATATAGTTGCCCTGTTTTCAcaaacattaatatatattgtattattattgtcaTGAATAACATTTCCGTAGGCTCAGTTCAAGTGGCCTTTAAGTATGAAAAAACTCTTACGAAGCTTCGTTTAAACCAATCAATCCCCCCTAGAGAAGCATCAAGCTTCAAAATTAAGGTCCAGAGCATTACCTGTGGCAAGATACTCTGGAGCAACATAGCCATATGTGCCCATAATCCGTGTTGACACATGTGTTTCTTCAATAGTTGCACGACCAAGTCTTGCCAAGCCAAAATCTGTGATCCTGGCATTGTAGGACTatcaatcaaacacacattaGGCCAATACAAGACCTCCTTTATGCAACCATCATTTTAAGTGATATATATTGGAcggttaaatatatatttacataaaatcattGTATGGATTTAATATAGTTTCgtcttaaaaaaatatgatgaatTCGGTATAAATGTACAAGATCACTAGAAAGGCAcgtaaacacacacacacacatatgtaattataataccgatattattttaaaatttaggcATAAAAAACACAGTAAATATATGCAAGCTATTTCTAGTTAGATTGATTTGAGAACATTGAGATTTCTTCCTTGCTGTgttctttctttccctctccaattcttcctctgttcttcttcttcccctcttTTCTCTCAACATTCTGCACTCTCCTTGCTGTCTTACATCaaattttcttgattagttTTTCAAGACATCCTAGAACAAAGAAGTACCAttagtttaaaataataattaagtttTATATAACCATTGGTCCATTACCATCAATATCATATGGGGAAACAAATGATGAAGAATTAGGCCAATACAAGACCTCCTTTCTGCAACCATCATTTTAAGTGATATATATTGGAcggttaaatatatatttacataaattattgtACAAATTTAATACACTTTCgtcttaaaaaaatatgatgatgaaTTTGGTATAAATGTACAAGATCACTAGAAAGGCAcgtaaacacacacacacacatatacagttataatatcaatattattttaaaatttaggcataaaacacacacacacatatatatgcagGCATGACATATTATAGGCCAAGAAGGTGTTTTCACTAATCAGAGTAGCCATTTTGTTCTTGAAAGCTTTTAGTtacctctccctccctccctccctctctctttgtACTGAAAGGAGCATGGGTAAGGGAGAGATTAGTGACTTAAATGCACTTTTAAAGTGGCAGCCTCTAACTGGTTAATGGAAATTTAAGAGAATTATGGTATTCAAACAGGTAATCACTGTGCATTCCGTTTGTAGATCACCGGTACTAATTAACTGAATGCAGGAAACTTACAGCATCAAGCAATATATTTGAGCTCTTGAAATCTCTAAATATAATTTGCGGTTCCAATGAGTGCAAAAATGCCAGCCCTTGTATTGCTCCTCTTAAGATCTTAAGCCATGTCTCCCATGGAAGTAGCTGAAAACTAGGCCCCCCTGCAGAAAGCAACCATACAATGTAAGCCAAACGAGTTTCATTATCAGCAAAAGATAAAACAAGTTCAGCTCTTACTTCCAAAAAGATGTTTGTCCAAACTGCCGTTCTGCATGAACTCATAGACAAGAAGTAGCCTTTCACTCTCACGACAATATCCCAATAACTTAACAACGTTGGGATGGGACAGACGACTTAGGATGTTGATCTCACGCTGCATAGATTAGGCAAATAAGTAAGCAGAAGGCCTTAAGGAGAATATAAATGAATTAGATAAGTTGAAATAACATTGGCAATCCCAAATATGAGAGGGTAAACACACAAAATGATGAGCAATGCCTAAAATATACAGGTATCACAaagcaaaagaaaggaaaatacaaAGCATCCACTTCAATTTAATATGCAAAACTAAGATGTTGACCATACAATTGTcctgtatttctttttttttacaggTAAGAGCATGGTAGGATTATGGCGTGGTATGTTGCTTTTGTTTTACAAGTAAGAGCATGATGTATGAAAGGACAAATTAAATGGGCTATAAACACTGTGAATCATCTGCAAGAAGAGGTAAGGACTCTGGTGAGAAGATTCTCTCTGGCCATGatgaaatgaaaaacaaaaaaggttaATTTAAGACAAAAGATATGCCCCCCAACACTTTCAAAAACTCTGTTATTATCCTCTCAAACAAGATGtgccatatttttttcttagaaaaaaaaaaataataataatcctcCATCAAAGAAGCTACTTGGGCAACACACCTCCACGAgtgtaaaaaaaatcaaaggagCTTgcattatttaaattacaccaaaaacaagaaaaaatatgcTTCAAATATCCTAAGCTACATAGCAATGAAGGTCACAGCCAAACCATGCTTTTTGGTAAGGGTGCATACAGATTGAGCCAAGTTAATTATACAGCTATAAAAATTTCGGACCCAAAACCATTACACCAATTATGGAACCTACTAAGCCAAGCCAACTTAATTCAGTTTCATTTGGTTTCAATTTGATTGATTCAGTTTAGTTTGGTTTGGTCTTTATTTGACGGGTTAGATTTTAGTTCAGTTCTAAacagattttttttcttgtacttattttattttattttttgttatctaATGacaaacaaatatatgaaaaaaaaaaactagtgtGATTAATATAAGATGATTTAGTGTGGGTGACTAAACATTCAAGTCCAATTAAAAATGTAACATTCATTAGATGCTCTGCAGTTCATAGAACAAATCATCCATAAAAGGAGACCATTTCTTGAGTAAAGGTTATTCTTCACTTGGATTAGTTATAAGTACAGATATTTGGCAATAGAAGACGATAATACAAAGTTATTAGGATTTTGATAAAACTGATACCTAGTACATTACAAGTATCAATGCCTAACCAAGAAAAGACACAGAATTGAAAGAACGGTAAAGATTTGCGGACAAATTATTCAGACATTAACTGGTGTTAGTTGAAGTACCTCCCATTCATTAAAACCTTGAACGCTGTGAGAGTTCCCCACCTTGACGGCAATGACTGAACTTCTACCATTCTGTAATGGCGTCTTCTCTGCAAGCCAACCCTTGTAGACTTTGCCAAAACCCCCTTCTCCTAACAATCGATCCAATGTGAAATTTCCGGTAGCCTTCCTCAACTCTGAAAAACTGAAGGCCCTTATATTGGGGATGCGTAAGACCTGCCCATCGGGATATGGCTCACTGCCAGAAGTTGTTGACATGCTTTGTCTATTCCCGGCAGAGATGGTTCTTTTATCTGAATAATGAggagaaaaaaatcaattggcGTGGGTAAGGACAGAGGAGTGAGGCaacctgagagagagagagagagagagagagagagagagaccagtCCAACAGCTTGCAGTGTGGTGCCAAAACGTGGTTTGGTGGAGCAATTGTCCCCTATTTATCCACCCAAAATCCACAGTTCTGGGTATAAGTGCAGTACTGATCTTGTGGAACACCTTGGAGAACTTTCCCTGTGCCCTCTTCTTGCTTAGGGGTATGTTCTCAGTATACTGCACTGGAGTGGATGGGTAGGGGACTTGAGCAAGAAGGGCATCATCATCTAGTTGAATAAtctcatcatttttcttttcctcagcCCCACCGAGATTGAGAACATTCTCTTTATCTTCATCAGCAGCATCAACATTGACAACGTCCTCGTTATCCTGCATCGTTGATGAATCCTTGTACCGATCATCTTCTGAGTATGCCAATGCACCTTCAAGGCTCACCACCACATCAGCCATAGTAGGGCGTCCATTTGGACGCATGTGCAGGCATTTCCTAGCAACTTCTGCAAACACATCAAGGCTTTTTGATAGTATTGGTAGTTGATCCCTCAAAATGGGGTCAATAATTTCATCAAGTTTTCCATCTTTGATGCAGCCTTGAGCCCAAAAGGATAGACTGTGTTGCTCCTCCTCGAGACTTAAATCCACTGCTGGCCTCCCACAAAGCACTTCTAAGAGCACCACGCCGAAGGCATACACATCTGATTTCTTGGTTAGATTGCGGGTCGAGAAATAATGTggatcaaaataaccaaatgtgCCTTTAACAACTGTGCTAACATGGGAAATAGAATGGCTTGTGGTGCCCATTTTACATAATCCAAAATCTGAAACCTTAGCCACCATGTCTTTGTTCAACAAAATGTTCGCGGTCTTCACGTCTCTATGTATGACACCACCTTGAACACCAGTGTGGAGGTAATCCAATCCACGGGCAGCACCAATGCAAATCTTGAGCCTTTGCTCCCACGGCAGATGACAAACGTTACCATTTTCTTCAGTATTCTTTTTGTATAGATGTTTAGCAAGTGTACCCTGCTCCATATACTCATACACCAGGATCTTCTCATCACATTCGTCACAGTAGCCCAGAAGGCTAACAAGATGCTTGTGTCGAAATTTAGAAATCGTCTCAATCTCCATCCAAAACTCATTTGGGCCTTGCTTAGACTTTGGTTTCATCCGCTTAATGGCAACTGTGGTTGTTCCTCCATTAAGGAGTCCTTTATAAACGTTACCAAATCCACCACTTCCAATGACCAATCCGTCATCAAAGTTTCTGGTTGCTGATTGGAGCTGAGCAAGTGAGAAGCAGCAATATGGCCCTTCCGAAGGTAATGATGATAGGGTGTCTTCTTGTCTAGATTTTTGACCCAAATAGGCCAATGGATAAACAACAACATTCAATATCATGAGTAAACTTATTAGAATATTAGCAATGGTATAAATGCCACAACCAAGCACTAACTTCTGAGGCTTTGAATTATGAGATGTCAAAGCATGTGCAATGGGAACCATGTTCACCCCGGCAAGGCTGTTGTCAGGGTTGCTCAACTTGAACACCTCCAGCCCCTTTAGAATTGCATCAGCACTGTGTTCCATGTTCCCCCTGTCATCGTGGCTCCTGTGAGGGCTTAGAGTTATTGTCATATCGCGCTTGCCCTCTGTCCGATCTCCTTCCATCATCACCATGTAGTCTCTGTACACTGCAATGCCATTTCCACCAGCCCATTTGATAAGGTCAGCATCAGCCTCGGCAATCTGACTATCAATGAATATGCTGAACTCCATTTGGCCAACTTCTTTAATCTCGTACTCAAGCTCACAGAAGTGGAACCTAACCAGGTACCTGAAACCTTGATCTACAGGTAGCTTCCACGTAAAACTGATACGCTCCTTTTCTTGCATGTCCCGAGTCATTGACCAGGATGTTTGGTAAACTCTTGTAGGGGCAGAGTATGTGGGTATAACTGCGTAGTTGATCCGAATTGTGGTAGTAACCGGCATGGCCCTTGATTCTAAGAAATAATTGTTGTCCTCAAACCACTCTCGGAACATGCCAGTATCCTCTATGGGTAAAATTGAGCTTCCGCCAACATTTAAGCGATGCACTGTCTCAAGTGCAACGCTTGTATCCAAGAAGATCGGGTATCTAAATTTCTTGCCAACAACGTGTACACCTGGATCATCACCCTCACGGGAATGATATAATCCAGTTGGGATCGAGACAATCTCAATCCCATTGACAAAAGCATATGCTTCCTCTGAAGATGGAGAAAATGTTAGGATTAATGGTTGATTATCTTCCACATGGACGCAAAATTCTTTAGCAAATGATGGTAAGGCCAAAACATCAGCGGTAAGGGCAGCGCTGAAGTTGCTGAGGAGGGTATAGGGACCACCTTTTACAGTAAAAAAGGCCTTGGACCTCTCGAAGCCAGGGTATTCAGTTGGGTAGAAATGTAGGCGGATGAATTTTTG
The sequence above is a segment of the Diospyros lotus cultivar Yz01 chromosome 7, ASM1463336v1, whole genome shotgun sequence genome. Coding sequences within it:
- the LOC127806694 gene encoding receptor-like protein kinase FERONIA isoform X3, which codes for MTAQISRSTFTYTFHVTPGQKFIRLHFYPTEYPGFKRSKAFFTVKGGPYTLLSNFSAALTADVLALPSFAKEFCVHVEDNQPLILTFSPSSEEAYAFVNGIEIVSIPTGLYHSREGDDPGVHVVGKKFRYPIFLDTSVALETVHRLNVGGSSILPIEDTGMFREWFEDNNYFLESRAMPVTTTIRINYAVIPTYSAPTRVYQTSWSMTRDMQEKERISFTWKLPVDQGFRYLVRFHFCELEYEIKEVGQMEFSIFIDSQIAEADADLIKWAGGNGIAVYRDYMVMMEGDRTEGKRDMTITLSPHRSHDDRGNMEHSADAILKGLEVFKLSNPDNSLAGVNMVPIAHALTSHNSKPQKLVLGCGIYTIANILISLLMILNVVVYPLAYLGQKSRQEDTLSSLPSEGPYCCFSLAQLQSATRNFDDGLVIGSGGFGNVYKGLLNGGTTTVAIKRMKPKSKQGPNEFWMEIETISKFRHKHLVSLLGYCDECDEKILVYEYMEQGTLAKHLYKKNTEENGNVCHLPWEQRLKICIGAARGLDYLHTGVQGGVIHRDVKTANILLNKDMVAKVSDFGLCKMGTTSHSISHVSTVVKGTFGYFDPHYFSTRNLTKKSDVYAFGVVLLEVLCGRPAVDLSLEEEQHSLSFWAQGCIKDGKLDEIIDPILRDQLPILSKSLDVFAEVARKCLHMRPNGRPTMADVVVSLEGALAYSEDDRYKDSSTMQDNEDVVNVDAADEDKENVLNLGGAEEKKNDEIIQLDDDALLAQVPYPSTPVQYTENIPLSKKRAQGKFSKVFHKISTALIPRTVDFGWINRGQLLHQTTFWHHTASCWTDKRTISAGNRQSMSTTSGSEPYPDGQVLRIPNIRAFSFSELRKATGNFTLDRLLGEGGFGKVYKGWLAEKTPLQNGRSSVIAVKVGNSHSVQGFNEWEREINILSRLSHPNVVKLLGYCRESERLLLVYEFMQNGSLDKHLFGRGPSFQLLPWETWLKILRGAIQGLAFLHSLEPQIIFRDFKSSNILLDASYNARITDFGLARLGRATIEETHVSTRIMGTYGYVAPEYLATGQLYAASDVYAVGVVMAEVLTGLKAVDPRRDQKILTDWIQPYFAGKRKFKSIMDSHLKGMYPVKVAWQIAQLSLKCLQPEPKRRPSMQQVVEILESIENPKEPR
- the LOC127806694 gene encoding putative receptor-like protein kinase At5g39000 isoform X9, whose translation is MFREWFEDNNYFLESRAMPVTTTIRINYAVIPTYSAPTRVYQTSWSMTRDMQEKERISFTWKLPVDQGFRYLVRFHFCELEYEIKEVGQMEFSIFIDSQIAEADADLIKWAGGNGIAVYRDYMVMMEGDRTEGKRDMTITLSPHRSHDDRGNMEHSADAILKGLEVFKLSNPDNSLAGVNMVPIAHALTSHNSKPQKLVLGCGIYTIANILISLLMILNVVVYPLAYLGQKSRQEDTLSSLPSEGPYCCFSLAQLQSATRNFDDGLVIGSGGFGNVYKGLLNGGTTTVAIKRMKPKSKQGPNEFWMEIETISKFRHKHLVSLLGYCDECDEKILVYEYMEQGTLAKHLYKKNTEENGNVCHLPWEQRLKICIGAARGLDYLHTGVQGGVIHRDVKTANILLNKDMVAKVSDFGLCKMGTTSHSISHVSTVVKGTFGYFDPHYFSTRNLTKKSDVYAFGVVLLEVLCGRPAVDLSLEEEQHSLSFWAQGCIKDGKLDEIIDPILRDQLPILSKSLDVFAEVARKCLHMRPNGRPTMADVVVSLEGALAYSEDDRYKDSSTMQDNEDVVNVDAADEDKENVLNLGGAEEKKNDEIIQLDDDALLAQVPYPSTPVQYTENIPLSKKRAQGKFSKVFHKISTALIPRTVDFGWINRGQLLHQTTFWHHTASCWTDKRTISAGNRQSMSTTSGSEPYPDGQVLRIPNIRAFSFSELRKATGNFTLDRLLGEGGFGKVYKGWLAEKTPLQNGRSSVIAVKVGNSHSVQGFNEWEREINILSRLSHPNVVKLLGYCRESERLLLVYEFMQNGSLDKHLFGRGPSFQLLPWETWLKILRGAIQGLAFLHSLEPQIIFRDFKSSNILLDASYNARITDFGLARLGRATIEETHVSTRIMGTYGYVAPEYLATGQLYAASDVYAVGVVMAEVLTGLKAVDPRRDQKILTDWIQPYFAGKRKFKSIMDSHLKGMYPVKVAWQIAQLSLKCLQPEPKRRPSMQQVVEILESIENPKEPR
- the LOC127806694 gene encoding putative receptor-like protein kinase At5g39000 isoform X6; the protein is MDRRRCFQIHHFARIQWQTQIEEAYAFVNGIEIVSIPTGLYHSREGDDPGVQVVGKKFRYPIFLDTSFALETVHRLNIGGSSILPIEDTGMFREWFEDSNYFLESRAMPVTTTIRINYAVIPTYSAPTRVYQTSRSMTRDVQAKERISFTWKLPVDQGFRYLLRFHFCELEYEIKEVGQMEFSIFIDNQIAEANADLIKWAGGNGIAVYRDYMVMMEGDRTEGKRDMTITLSPHRSHDDRGNMEHSADAILKGLEVFKLSNPDNSLAGVNMVPIAHALTSHNSKPQKLVLGCGIYTIANILISLLMILNVVVYPLAYLGQKSRQEDTLSSLPSEGPYCCFSLAQLQSATRNFDDGLVIGSGGFGNVYKGLLNGGTTTVAIKRMKPKSKQGPNEFWMEIETISKFRHKHLVSLLGYCDECDEKILVYEYMEQGTLAKHLYKKNTEENGNVCHLPWEQRLKICIGAARGLDYLHTGVQGGVIHRDVKTANILLNKDMVAKVSDFGLCKMGTTSHSISHVSTVVKGTFGYFDPHYFSTRNLTKKSDVYAFGVVLLEVLCGRPAVDLSLEEEQHSLSFWAQGCIKDGKLDEIIDPILRDQLPILSKSLDVFAEVARKCLHMRPNGRPTMADVVVSLEGALAYSEDDRYKDSSTMQDNEDVVNVDAADEDKENVLNLGGAEEKKNDEIIQLDDDALLAQVPYPSTPVQYTENIPLSKKRAQGKFSKVFHKISTALIPRTVDFGWINRGQLLHQTTFWHHTASCWTDKRTISAGNRQSMSTTSGSEPYPDGQVLRIPNIRAFSFSELRKATGNFTLDRLLGEGGFGKVYKGWLAEKTPLQNGRSSVIAVKVGNSHSVQGFNEWEREINILSRLSHPNVVKLLGYCRESERLLLVYEFMQNGSLDKHLFGRGPSFQLLPWETWLKILRGAIQGLAFLHSLEPQIIFRDFKSSNILLDASYNARITDFGLARLGRATIEETHVSTRIMGTYGYVAPEYLATGQLYAASDVYAVGVVMAEVLTGLKAVDPRRDQKILTDWIQPYFAGKRKFKSIMDSHLKGMYPVKVAWQIAQLSLKCLQPEPKRRPSMQQVVEILESIENPKEPR